Part of the Anopheles gambiae chromosome 3, idAnoGambNW_F1_1, whole genome shotgun sequence genome is shown below.
GACCAACGTGCAGGTTTGCAAAGATGTCTTCCGATAGGTCCGCTTGGTTTAAACTAATATCGAGATGCGTATCTTGCGTCGGTTCAGTTTCGTTTGGATGCACTTTTGTATGATCCTGCTCCTTTGGAAGGATTTTCATTGCCGCTGGAACGACCACACACTGGTTGGGCTGTTGGGCTGACGTTTCAAGCACATTTTCATGCTGTTTCTGTTGGGCTGCACCATCCTCTTTGGTGGCAGTTTCCCCATTCTGACACTTCCCTTGCCCTTGGAGTCGGGCACGTTTTGCCTTGGAACTGTCGCTGTGCGCTTTGTCTTGCTTTGTAGACCCTGTAGAGGTGCTTGATTTGCGCAACCTTTTACCACCCTTCTCGAGCATTCGTTTCCGTTTCAATCTCGGTGCCGCTTTTGACGATTTCAAGCTGTCGTTGGTGCTCCTTCGCAGCGGTGGAATCGGTATCTTTCCGTTCACTATTCTGCCCGGTATGAGGTCGATCGATTTGATCGTGAATTTCCCCCGTTTGCCCCGGTACCGGGATGGATTTCCGTCTTGGGCGCGATTTTTCAAGTTGATTTTCGATCGAATGTCCTCATTGCCGACGATCAGCAGCGATGAGGGTGGGGCAACGATCGGTACCTGGACGAGATTGCCATTGTTGGATATTATTACGCTCGTCGTCATTATGGGCGTTGGTAGTAGAGCGGGTGTAACGTTCACTAAAAATTTTTTATCCCTTTTAGTAACAATCTTTCATAATTCACACATGTTTTGACTTACCACCATTACTGGGCGGGATGCCATTGATGTTCCGCAATGTGGGTGGACATGGGGCTGGcatggtgttgctgctggcacTACTGCAGCTGATCCCGCTGCTCTCCGTCCCACTGGTTGGTGGGGGAATACTTTTAACAATACTTAAACCTACCGCCTCCGTGCTCGCTACACTCGCCGGTGGCTGGTTCTCTATCACAGTTCGTTGTTTCTTGGCGGCTGCACCGGCCCGGCGTTGCCGCTGCACCGTCTTTTTATGCCCGTTTCCATTCTCCTTCTCCTCGCTCTGTTGCTGGCTGTCGTCTGCCGCTATCGTATACTTGCATGGTGGAACGGTTATCTTCGCTTTCCGCAGCAGTTCCGCGAGTTCTTCGTTCCGCACTAGCAGCCGCTTCAAGCGTACCTCTTGCTCCTTTACGTGGTCTGCAATGTTATAGGATTGTTGTGTTATCATTTCAGTCGCTTTACGACGGTCAAACGCCCATACCTTTCAGCGGATCGTGGCACTCTTCCACCAGCGTCTTAatctttttttgtagtttattAATGTGCTCAATTGCCCGCTGCAGGATTTCCACCTTGCTGAGCGTTGAGGCTGGCTCATGTTCGGGCAGCAGTCGCTGAAGATCATCGAATGTTTTGTTCAGACGCTCGCGGCGCTCCTTTTCCCAGATGCGATTTTGTCTAGAAGATGTTGTTAACACAACACCGGAACGGGAAAAtcacatcaaaacaaacataggCATTTGTGCAGGAGGCAACACGGGGAAGATACTCACGGTgagggtttcttttttgtcatCCTTTCTTTCTCTACAAGCGGACACTACGGAACGAACGTAACATGTATCCTTAAACATATTAGCGAGTAATTACGCCGTTTACGAAAGCAAAGCACATTTTTAGTAAAATTCTATCTGCAAATTAGTTTAGGCTACGAACTGGAGCTGCGTCCACCTTGTTTGACAGCTTTATTGTTTACGTTCTTTTTTAGCCGCCATATACCGTGCGGCGGCTGTTTCCACGCTTAGCCGCACATGCGTGAACGATTGCATACAATTAGGCGCCGTCTTGTTTGCCAGCCTTTTCAAAATAActgcacatttttttaaaattccgTTACATACACTGATACAAAGGACTTTTTGCACACATAATTTCtattcttttatttgttttcttacaCAACCCATAACATTTAAACATTTCCTTATACAACAAACAAAGCCCTGCGATACCATTTACCCCCTATTCAGTCTTTGCTACTTCGCACAGTCTCCATCAAGGCAAACTCCACGGCGCTGTGATGGTCCAATTGGGATTGTGGGATATACCATTGCACGACCACGACACAGGCACCATGTAGTCTACGATCGAGTCCCCTATGTCGGGACAGTTGCGTCGAGCGTAGTACTCCATGTTGTACAGACTCAGATGCAGTCCATTTCCGATAGACAACACCAACCAAAGCAGCACATTTCCCACATTCTTGCCCAACCGCTTCGTCACAAACATCAGCATCAACCCCAGAAACTCGAACTGCACGAACATTACCGGGTAGAAGAACCGGAACGTAAACGCCAGGATGAGCTCGTGGAACACCGACGACACTGTGAACACAGTCACCGTTGCCAACGGTCGGCAGTTACGAAACACGTGCTCCACACAATCCTTGTACACGTACGTGTACAGCCAATCGTGCACGACCACGTTCCAGGATCGGATATACCCGGCGAACGTGGACTCGTTCCACCAGTCGCGATAGAACATTCGATCGGCGAACCGCAACAGCTCGGCCGCTCCATTCATCCACGCGTGCAGCAGACTGTAGAACGCACACAGGAACGACAACGACCCCGGCATAATGCTACCGAACAGCGATAGGACGAAGCTGCCGGAGCTGATCTTGGCATGGCCAAACTTCTCGAACAGAGGCGCCAGGAACCGTTCCAGAATGAAGCTGATGTAGAACACTACACCGATCACCTCGAGAGCATGTCGAGCAACGACTCGCCAGCGGATCTGCTTCGTGCGCGGATACTCATCCCGGTAGACCAGCGTGGGAGCGAACAGGAAGTAGGCGTACTTCGAAAACGACGGCAGCCCTTGGTAAGTGTCCGGAGAGGTCGGCTTCGAGTCTGCGTGTTTCTTGCCGGAAACGAGCGCTCTCGGAACATTGCTGCGAATAAAGGCATGCGCTTTCATGAGGAAACGAGTCATTTCCATGAGATAGGCCACAGAGCTGGCTGGTGGAAGGTCAAACCAAAGGAGAGCTTTAATGGCTGCAGCAATAAATCCACACTGGTATGACACGAACAGAACTACTGCAGACCAGTCCCACAGCTTCTTCATTGGAGATCCTACAAACGAAAGAAGGGTGCGTTAGAGCACATTATTGAAAGAAGGAATTATGACTTCACTCACCTGCTGTAAAGTTCTTCCGGAACAAGGCCCACATTCGGAAGCATGGATAAAGCAAGAAGGTGGACGTTTgcatacaacaccatagcatCAGGGCGATGTGAAACTTGCCGAAGCCGGCGATGATCGGTCGAAAGCCCAGATTGATGCTGCCCGTGTCCACGAAATCGTGCACCACGGTGTTGAGGAAAAGGATGATCAATATCACGATGAAGATGTGATAAATCGTCTTGATGTGTTTCACTTCAAACAGATCCGTAAGCAGCGAGTTCCGTGGCATAAACACCTTGTCCGGTAGCTTTCCATCCGTCTTGGCGCTCTTTCGATGTCCCTCGTGGCTGGTGGATTTCTCGTTGAACAGCTGTTTGAGCTCGTAGTTCTTGAGATTAAACTGCTTCACCTCGGTGAACAGGTCGTCCACCGCAATGTCCATCTTCCTCTCCACCTCTTTCCCCAACCGATTGACAATATCCTGAAAAGCGACAACCAGGAAGGTGTGGTAACTGTAACACAAACAGATATTGCACATTACCCCGGTGTCTCACTTACGTGCATTTTCTGTTTCATTTGCTCTACGGCCATATCTTTCACCATCTCCTCGCGGTATTCCCGTTGCGCTGGAagaaagaaagggagagaagcACACATGTACATAAAATTCTCACTACGAAAATCCAATAGCAATTCTAACACACTTGCATAACAAGTGGACAATCACACACAGGCGCTCCAAGAAACCATACAAAAGCCCTCTTTTTACGTTCTAACCAGCAAACGAAACATGTGGCATCCCACGCCTACCTCGATTGTTGATGGCATTCTGTACGGTCGATCCGGATGAGCCATCATTGCTCCCGGAGCCAGAACTTTCACTTCCACTGCCAGCATCACTCATTGTTCCTGCTTCTCTTTTCTCCCTCTTTTCGTAACACAAAGAatataaaacacaacacacaacaaggATGGCCACAGTGCAGCTCAGGCCTCGAGTCTCGTCGCTACGACGTCCAATCAACAACTGAATCTGTGAAGCCTTCCGCCACTAGACGAAGCAGGCCGTGTTCTTGTATGAAGGCTGATAGGGAGTAATCGGTTCACATGCGTTCACCACCGGCAGCCGGTCGATTGTGTTGGTGTTAGAGGAAGCGGACGGTTGTCGGACGGAGGCACTCGTTAAGGGCGCCGAGTGCAGCTGTACTTAAGCCAGCGGTATGGTGGACGACGCATGCGCGATTGCTTGTACCGGTGGACGGGAAGTGCCCTTATGTCTCCAGGAGGTGGATTAGTCATCGAAAAACTGACGGAGAATATCTCCAGATAACACAATATAATTGCATCACTACTTCACGTCACGGATATCTAGAGTGGACTTTGGCACACGTCTCCGTTCGTTGTAAATAGATTACAAGTGGTTGTAGTCTTCTAGCGATATAGTAATCAATATTACGCTGGTAAACAAGTGCATGTGACCTTGTGTAGCTAGTAAacggtgttgtatttgtttgattttactTGATAAATCATTCATAACATCCCCAGTAGAAGCATACCATAGATTATGCATCGCATTTGTGGGTCAATCCTTTAGTTAAAAaagtaattcaatttttcttgAAGTCCTATGATCCATAACAAAAGCCATATTGTTGCAAAGGCTGATAGAATCTTGTACGCTAATTAACACAGATGTCAGTTCAAATCATCCCTGGAAGAGATTGGAAGACGAGGAACTCATTTGAGGCTGTCTGCGTTAACGCTCTTACCGTTCTGTCCTTATCTCTATCTatggttgatgtttttttatgggTCACTGGCAACATAAACaatgaatgtttgaaaaatctCTCCTTATTTGTGTTGGACTTTGCACATGCTATTCAAGATATGTTTGATGCTTAGTTCGTTTGGTTTCATCATAATTCAATAACGAAATGGGACACTTATGTTATCTTTCGTTTCAACTGCTCAGTAATCCATCACAGATTGATTTACCACAGAACATAACGTTCTTCTTTTATGTTCCTTAAGAAAACACGTGTTAAGTCATccgttttaatgtgttttttcatGACTAATCCACCTCCTGGAGACATAAGGGCACTTCCCATCCACCGGTACAAGCAATTGCGCGTGCGTCGTCCACCGTACTGATGGCTTAAGTACAGCTGCACTCGGCGCCCTTAACGAGTGCCTCCGTCCGACAACCGTCCGCTTCCTCTAACACCAACACAATCGACCGGCTGCCGGTGGTACCGCATGTGAACCGATTACTCCCTATCAGCCTTCATACAAGAACGCGGCCTGCTTCGTCTAGTGGCGGAAGGCTTCACAGATTCAGTTGTTGATTGGACGTCGTAGAGACGAGACTCGAGGCCTGAGCTGCGCTGTGGCCATccttgttgtgtgttgtgttttatgcTCTTTGTGTTACGAAAAGAGGGAGAAAAGAGAAGCAGGAACAATGAGTGATGCTGGCAGTGGAAGTGAAAGTTCTGGCTCCGGGAGCAATGATGGCTCATCCGGATCGACCGTACAGAATGCCATCAACAATCGAGGTAGGCGTGGGGTGCCACATGTTTCGTTTGCTGGTTAGAACGTAAAAAGAGGGCTTTTGTATGGTTTCTTGGAGCGCCTGTGTGTGATTGTCCACTTGTTATGCAAGTGTGTTagaattcctattggattttcGTAGTGAGAATTCTATGTACATGTgtgcttctctctctttctttcttccagCGCAACGGGAATACCGCGAGGAGATGGTGAAAGATATGGCCGTAgagcaaatgaaacaaaaaatgcacgtAAGTGAGACAGCGTAGTAATGTTCAATATCTGTTTGCGTTGCAGTTACAACACCTTCCTGGTTGTCGCTTTTCAGGATATTGTCAATCGGTTGGGGAAAGAGGTGGAGATGAAGATGGACATTGCGGTGGACGACCTGTTTACCGAGGTGAAGCAGTTTAATCTCAAGAACTACGAGCTCAAACAGCTGTTCAACGAGAAATCCACCAACCACGATGGACATCGAAAGAGCGCCAAGACGGATGGGAAGCTACCGGACAAGGTGTTTATGCCACGGAACTCGCTGCTTACGGATCTGTTTGAAGTGAAACACATCAAGACGATTTATCACATCTTCATCGTGATATTGATCATCCTTTTCCTCAACACCGTGGTGCACGATTTCGTGGACACGGGCAGCATCAATCTGGGCTTTCGGCCAATCATAGCCGGCTTCGGCAAGTTTCACATCGCCCTGATGCTGTGGTGTTGTATGCAAACGTCCACCTTCTTGCTTTATCCATGCTTCCGAATGTGGGCCTTGCTCCGGAAGAACTTTACAGCAGGTGAGTGAAGTCATAACTCCTTCTCAACATAATGTGCTCTAACGTACCCTTCTTTCGTTTGTAGGATCTCCCATGAAGAAGCTGTGGGACTGGTCTGCAGTGGTTCTGTTCGTGTCATACCAGTGTGGATTTATTGCTGCAGCCATTAAAGCTCTCCTTTGGTTTGACCTACCGCCAGCCAGCTCTGTGGCCTATCTCATGGAAATGACTCGCTTCCTCATGAAAGCGCACGCCTTTATTCGCAGCAATGTTCCGAGAGCGCTCGTCTCCGGCAAGAAACACGCAGACTCGAAGCCGCTCTCTCCGGACACTTACCAAGGGCTGCCGTCGTTTTCGAAGTACGCCTACTTCCTGTTCGCACCAACGCTGGTCTACCGGGATGAGTATCCGCGCACGAAGCAGATCCGCTGGCGAGTCGTTGCTCGACATGCTCTCGAGGTGATCGGTGTAGTGTTCTACATCAGCTTCATACTGGAACGATTCCTAGCGCCTCTGTTCGAGAAGTTTGGCCATGCCAAGATCAGCTCCGGCAGCTTCGTTTTGTCGCTGTTCGGTAGCATTATGCCAGGATCGTTGTCGTTCCTGTGTGCGTTCTACAGTCTGCTGCACGCGTGGATGAATGGAGCGGCCGAGCTGTTGCGGTTCGCCGATCGAATGTTCTATCGCGACTGGTGGAACGAGTCCACGTTCGCCGGGTATATCCGATCCTGGAACGTGGTCGTGCACGATTGGCTGTACACGTACGTGTACAAGGATTGTGTGGAGCACGTGTTCCGTAACTGCCGACCGCTGGCAACGGTGACTGTGTTCACAGTGTCGTCGGTGTTCCACGAGCTCATCCTAGCGTTTACGTTCCGGTTCTTCTACCCGGTGATGTTCGTGCAGTTCGAGTTTCTGGGCTTGATGCTGATGTTTGTGACGAAGCGGTTGGGCAAGAATGTGGGAAATGTGCTGCTTTGGTTGGTGTTGTCGATCGGAAATGGACTGCATCTGAGTCTGTACAACATGGAGTACTACGCTCGACGCAACTGTCCCGACATAGGGGACTCGATCGTAGACTACATGGTGCCTGTGTCGTGGTCGTGCAATGGCATATCGCACAATCCCAACTGGACCATCACAGCGCCGTGGAGTTTGCCTTGATGGAGACTGGGCGAAGTAGCAAAGACTGAATAGGGGGTACATTGTACGGCAGGGCTATGTTTGTTAAGTAAGGAAATATTTAAGTGTTGTGGTTTATGTAAGACGACAAATAAAAGAATATAAATcatgtgtgcaaaaaaaaagaaatccttTTTAGCAGTGTATGTAacggaaatttaaaaaatgtcaGAATTTGAAAATGCTGGCGACGACGCCTAATTGTATGCAATCGATCACACTTGTGCCGCGCGCGTACAGGCAGTCTCCGTGTGgctaaggcggcgctctgtTACCTATCGAGCAAGACAACAGATATTTCTTATCAGTTAACTTATTTcaattatatattttaaatgttttaacaTGAATATTTTTGAACGAAGACAAATCATACGCTTGATGGTTGGGTAATCATTCCGATTAGGTAcatcattcattttttatcgGAAAATAAAAGTTTCAGTACACATCGAGCACAATCTTGCTCGTTTGTATCGTTCAATAGCCAACAGAGCGCTGccttactgctgctgctaaaacCGAACGTAAACAATAAAGCTGTCAAACCAGTCGATTTACGATTGTGTCAGTGCAAAAAATAagttcgttttgtttggatAAATTTCTGCCGCATATTTTCACTCAACTTTTTCCGCGACAAATTGGCATGCAATCGTAATACAACTCctaaaacatgaaatttgaGTGATATTTGGTAGTGTGAAATTGTAAACATTAATTCCCCCTCATCATTTATCTAGTTCGATGTAAAGGTGTTTGGtgtaattgttgtttttccatctCCGGTTTAGTGAAAAAATCGCCTTTCGTTTGACCACAAATCGCGCGATTCACTCTCTTGAAAGGTTCGCGTCATCGATTGCCGGCTTTGCTGTTAGCAGCGCGTGCCGTCGCCCGACCGTTTTGTTGTTCCGGCTTATTACCAATCAGGCTCGCGAATGTTGTTACTGTGCGCGTCTTGGGTCGGGCGGTGGTAGAGCGGTGTATAGTATGCTGCTGGCGCGAGCAAACTTTCAGTCATTCGTTCACGTCCGAGCGACACACGCGCGGTGCTGTGGTTACGCGTTGCTTTAGGCGCTCTTTCCGCGCCGATGGTATAACTTGGAGTAGGGAAAAGCATCCATCCCTTCGCGTCTACACACGAGAGGAAGGGTGAAACTAATGTTGCAGAGATTTTGAGCTTGGAATTCACACAAATCGTTCTACAATGAAAATAACACAAAGGTAAATAttataaacatatttttgcatCTTATTCCAGATTGGTGAAAGTACAGAAAATTGAGATAGAAAGTGTTTTGCTTGAGACATCTCTCCGCGATCCTTGAGCTTATTCTGCAATAATTTTGCTTCACCTTCCACAACCTAGAGCCGCTTAGAACGATTAGGTCAAGTAGGCCGACCTGGAACCTGTTTCGCTATGGTTACATGGCGCGCACATTAAGCGGGCCGTGACACAGCTGTTTTACGCCACTTGAAAACTACAATTTCTCATGTGGCTCCTCTCTCCGTTTTGTCGTTTACCGCTTCTCTCGCCGAAGGTCAGCAATCGATATCTTATCAGCGCACCTGGCCGACCAAATATAAACCGTCATCGATAGAGCGtgattgtagcaaaaaaaatgtatactaATTCCCTCTTTCATCCTAATTCCTCTATTAGCTATTCGCCAGAGGACCGTTGGGTGGATGGCAGCACCTGCCTAGAGACGGAGCTATGCCTGCCGGACAATATGATACGCACCGGCACCGAACTGGAATCGCTGCAAACCGGTCCCGTGCTGATCGTCCCGTCCCCGAAGGCGACGCAAGAAACGGTGGATGAAAAGGAAGCGCTAAAGTACGTCGAGCACAAGCGACAGCTCAGCGAACCCTGCTACTACCCCGAAGCAGGGAGCccgaagcagcagaagcaaacgACGTTGGCGGAGGTTGTATCCGTGTCCACGACGAAAGGCGTATTTCATCAGGTGTGTAAATTGCAAAAAATCTCAAAGCCTGGTCGAACTACATGCAAACGGTGTGCCGCCGAACGAATCGCAACATCGATTGTTTGGTGATTTGGTTTGGCTTTGTATTGTTTGCCGTTTAAAACCGGAACCCGGTTGCTTCCGAACTGCACGGAAGCGTTTAATGCGCGGTGCAGTGTAAATAGCGGCCAAGTTGCATGACCGTATCTTAATGCAAATAATTACACCAGAGCAATCACACAGAGCAATAACTTTTTGTTGATGCTGAGGCATAAAGATAGCGTGCCGATTGTTTGCTTACTTTGCATCTGTGTAAACACACTTTCTCGGAGATGTAAAAATCACACCttacagcacacaaacaattcTTGCTGGCGCAGTCGATTAGTCTCACGTAGCATATGCAGCACATTGGCTTATCATTTCCGTTCATTATGCTGCTGCATGCGCTTTTTTGCGCGTTTCAAATTGAGGCCGTTCAACAGAATCAGAGTTACAATGTATGCTTTGTTTGAATTCGGAAGTAGCCATaacagatgatgatgatgatgattgcagCTGATGATGCGGTGTGTAGTGCATCAGCAGCGTCAGCTGTTCGTTATCGTTGCAAACCATCAACCATTACGCTGCAATTGATAGGAGGTGCACGCGAACATCAAACCGTTCAGTTAATTTCTTCTAATGCAAATGCGTAACAGTGTCACCCattgcgatgatgatgatgatgatgatgctgggtTGCAGGGTGGCGCACAACCAATCAGCCTCATTGGTTCGTTGTTTCACAAGCAAAGCTTAATTGCCGCAATCGAGTTCCCGAATCGATGCGCACGTCAAGGACCACTTTATTGTTTTCGATTAAAGCGTGGTATCATGGGCCGCAGTGCTTCGTGCTTCGGACATGCCTTTCTTCCCTTgaacaaacaatcaaactcAAGATAATGTTAGTTtttttagggtttttttttgggggacaTGTTTATGTCCGTGTTGAAATTTAGAACCACGCACAAGGACAAAACCGTTTGTTATTAAAATAGATTCCCCAAAAATGATGCTTTGTCCTTCAAACGATCCTATCTACTTACAGTTACTTCTGACCtcggccgtgctgctgctagcTGCCGGCTGTGGCATGCCAATCGGGTACTCGGCCGTGTTACTGCCCCAGCTGTACGATTCCAACGAAACGCTTGCGATCGACATCGAGATGGGCTCGTGGATCGGTATGTTTTACGTTAACTGTCCCAAAAACCGTACTTTTGATGcaatttttgcttccttttttgcagCAAGTGTCCACAGTCTGGCCACTCCGATCGGTTCGTTCGCCTCCGGCCCGATCATGGACCGCTGGGGTCGTCGGCCAGCTATTCTATTAGCGATTGTACCGCTATTCGGTGGTTGGGTACTGCTTGCCACAGCTTCCTCCcactttctgctgctgctcgggcgTGTTGTTGCAGGAATTTCCGTAGGATTGACAGCCGCGCCGGCACAGGTAAGAACAGCATCAGCCATTGctctttttttccaaaaataacTTATCGTTTCTCTCCTCCAAAACAGATTCTGCTGGCAGAAATAGCCGAACCGCGGTTGCGTGGCCTCCTCATCGGTGCTCCGTTTGTGTCGTACTCGCTCGGCATCCTGCTCGTGTACGCGCTCGGCAGCCAGTTCCACTGGCGGGAGGTAGCCTGGGGTGGCACCGTCCTGCCGCTGCTCTCCTTCGTTGCCCTGTTCTTCGCGCCCGAGTCGCCCGTGTGGCTGGCGCGCAACAATCAACCGGACCGGGCCGCAAAAGCACTGACCTGGCTGCGCGGCTGCCCCGTCCAGGCGAAGCAGGAACTCCACCAGCTGACCGAGCGGttcgagcaggagcagcagcagcacaaccgACGTCCGCAAAACTTTTGGCGCTCGCTCGGCGAGCTGGCCATCGTTAAGccgctcatcatcatcaacgcgTTCCACGTGCTGCAGATCCTTTCCGGCACCTATCTCGTGGTGTTCTACGCCGTCGACATCATCTCGGATATGGGCGGCAGTGACATCAACTCCATCCAGGCGGCCGTGCTGACGGCGATCGTGCGCCTTGCCTTCACCTTCCTGTACTGcttcctgctgctgatgatgcctCGCCGCCTAATGGTGACGCTGAGCGGTCTCGGATCGGGGCTGAGCTGTGTCGCTATCGCTGCGTTCATGTACGTTCGCGCCGGCGAACCGAAAACCCCGCTCGACACGTACGTCGCGGCAACGCTGATACTGATCTACATTGGGGCGAATACCGGCTTCATGACCATGCCCGGCATAATGATCGGCGAGCTGCTGCCGGCCAAAATCCGCGGCCAGATAGCGGGCTATCTCTTCACCATCTTCAACCTGCTGCTGTTTGGCGTAGCGAAAGGGTTCCCGTACGCGAAGGCGGCCCTCAAAACGCAGGGTCTGTTCCTGATGTTCGGCATCGCATCGTTCGCTgcctcgctgctgctgttccttcTGCTGCCGGAAACGAAGGGCCGCTCGCTGCACGACATCGAAGACTACTTCCGGCAGCGCAACTGGCTCTGGATGAATCGGAAGCGAGCTCGGGACGAGGAGCAGCAATCTGGCGTCCACCACGGTGGAGAGGAAGGCAAGCCGCTGTCGAACGAGTGATCGTGTGCCATGTGCCAACGTGTGCGGACAGCGGACGTGTATGTGAGGGAGAAAATCATTTGTATGTGATATTTTACCGTAGTGCTTAAGGGCCATCCTACATTAATTCGGTAGTGAAAGATCCACACACCAGCAAAAACGCTGTGCACGGGGGGTTTGGATCATTTCTTAATGCATTCCATATAATCATTCATTCCATtgagtgtacgtgtgtgtgtgtgagtagaaAAAAGGGTATTAAAGTAGAAAATGCTGCACCAGCAATTACCTTatcaaaaatgcatttttttcgtgCGACGAATGCTCTACTTTCAATTCAAACTCGAAATGGCTTAGAATCTGGTTCTGCTGTTCGTACCCTTCGCCGTTGGCATCACTCGGTACTGGAATGGACGCCACGGACGTACCTGCGGTACCATGGCCGGCTCACAGTTGGGAAAGTAGGCCGAAAACGTCTGCCGGAATCTGTCCGGCCCGGAATGGTACGGCACCATGCTCGTCCACCAGATGCGTCCCTCTTGTATTTGAACGTTTTTAAACTTTCGGTAAAATTTGTACATCAAACTGGCCGCCTGCAAAACGGGAAGTTACATTAATCTGTTTTTAAACGGACAGTGCCACATACCGTCGTTTCCAGCTTGGTTTTGTAGTTCCAGTTAACCTGCAGCTGCAGTCCAGTATCCTTGCGCGATGGCCAGCGCACGGAAGTGGCACGCGGTATGAGATAGTTCCAGAAGTGTTTGCTTTCCAGCAGCGCAGCTTCCCTTTCCCGCGGATCGATCGGCACGTCGTAGCGATCCCGAATCCAGGCCTGCAGGATCGGTAGCCGATCGACGCAAGGGAAGGTAGCTAACAGGTACATTGGATTTTCGGTTAGCCGGCGAAGAGCGCGCTgttaaagaattaaaaaaaaaagtgttgggATAGGGCAGAACAGGCGATGAAACCCCTGTCATTACCTTCAACAGATCCTGTAGATCGGTCCCATCGGTCGCCTCGATGTATTTAACGTCCAGCGGATCCGTCGTCACCGATGGCGATTCGTGGTCATCATCCGTTGCCTTGGTCCGTTCCTGCCAATGTTTCACCTCTTCTTCCCACGTCATCTTGGCAAACCGCTCGATCGCTTGGTCAATGTCCGTGTCCTTAATCCGGCCGGTTTGGTCCACACCGAGCGCACGCTGTATGGCACACTTGATCGGACACGTGGGCTCAACCCGCTCATCTCCGTAAAATATTGTATCATGATCAAACTCGTACGGAACTGGTTTGTCGCAGAACTTAAAGTAACGCTGGTCCACATTGGCCATCGACTCCGGTACCAGCGTGTCCGAACCTTCCGACTCTGTGCAGTTACACTTTTGTCCCTTCAGCATCTTCTTCTGCACTTCGAAGCGCTCCCAACACTCGGGACAATCGCTGGTCGGTTCCAGGA
Proteins encoded:
- the LOC1280473 gene encoding facilitated trehalose transporter Tret1-2 homolog yields the protein MKITQSYSPEDRWVDGSTCLETELCLPDNMIRTGTELESLQTGPVLIVPSPKATQETVDEKEALKYVEHKRQLSEPCYYPEAGSPKQQKQTTLAEVVSVSTTKGVFHQLLLTSAVLLLAAGCGMPIGYSAVLLPQLYDSNETLAIDIEMGSWIASVHSLATPIGSFASGPIMDRWGRRPAILLAIVPLFGGWVLLATASSHFLLLLGRVVAGISVGLTAAPAQILLAEIAEPRLRGLLIGAPFVSYSLGILLVYALGSQFHWREVAWGGTVLPLLSFVALFFAPESPVWLARNNQPDRAAKALTWLRGCPVQAKQELHQLTERFEQEQQQHNRRPQNFWRSLGELAIVKPLIIINAFHVLQILSGTYLVVFYAVDIISDMGGSDINSIQAAVLTAIVRLAFTFLYCFLLLMMPRRLMVTLSGLGSGLSCVAIAAFMYVRAGEPKTPLDTYVAATLILIYIGANTGFMTMPGIMIGELLPAKIRGQIAGYLFTIFNLLLFGVAKGFPYAKAALKTQGLFLMFGIASFAASLLLFLLLPETKGRSLHDIEDYFRQRNWLWMNRKRARDEEQQSGVHHGGEEGKPLSNE